In Nyctibius grandis isolate bNycGra1 chromosome 6, bNycGra1.pri, whole genome shotgun sequence, a single genomic region encodes these proteins:
- the MAP9 gene encoding LOW QUALITY PROTEIN: microtubule-associated protein 9 (The sequence of the model RefSeq protein was modified relative to this genomic sequence to represent the inferred CDS: inserted 1 base in 1 codon; substituted 1 base at 1 genomic stop codon): MKTGKQVSSCGGTRSCSPDITGEAVALRRGLDLPGPGGPAEMALAEGPAVANSRCLRKSEKLQEAISAHAAREQAAEYSDDFESDEDSMLNGIGEELNESNSGAESTKKSVALESPLSDDDASQKAADLENKAADDLTLSFHEKKLQQVVLLEGENIQDDGKDGEEQGLESRNEGDDRKNNEECSAAEEVLCDNSESDHCNDLPVRELQKKRNKEENKPIPKPRVHKTRNASASDQDQKKISTSDLQLEDNSRKSLSVTEVMMITVYEKTKKLEKSTDDNSDEMVKTVEGQIVTDTIQEVSGNDQSGHGDAKNASKDSVKKLSERKERVLQNQKASLSEKRRSLSSVHLKKNAKALPSATPVSSQYLGTLKVLEDKCVQKNSTEFDKADSLRAAVFQDWLEKKRVFQRELKRIEKMKAENLKNDTEKKEAIKREEAIASFEAWKKKKGREAKKLSEKKKLEALKKNKAEERNEEKTEAAQKAFEKWKERKVEYLREQSRKEKQSETIRKKKEEELVAEKKRDSMSAVQKWNEKKEEYIKQKKVEKIQERRKQEIQQAKKEEKNKKAMEEYERWLEQPFLKGQLTTARNLQSQAAXLAATEKKERRGQLEKKXKKLQAVHGDEVPSPWSPPGKATYSRNY; the protein is encoded by the exons ATGAAAACTGGGAAGCAGGTTTCCTCCTGTGGGGGCACTAGAAGCTGCTCCCCGGACATAACGGGGGAAGCAGTCGCTCTAAGACGTGGCTTAGACCTCCCTGGCCCTGGTGGTCCTGCAGAAATGGCTCTGGCTGAAGGGCCGGCAGTGGCCAACAGCAGGTGCCTCAGGAAGAGC GAGAAGCTGCAAGAAGCAATTTCTGCTCATGCAGCAAGAGAGCAAGCAGCTGAATACTCAGATGACTTTGAGAGTGACGAAGACAGCATGTTAAATG GTATTGGGGAAGAACTTAATGAAAGTAATTCAGGTGCTGAAAGCACTAAGAAATCAGTTGCTCTTGAGAGTCCTCTCTCAGATGATGATGCTTCACAAAAAGCGGCagatttggaaaacaaagctgCTGATGACTTGACTTTATCCTTTCATGAAAAGAAGCTTCAGCAAGTAGTGCTTTTAGAAGGTGAAAACATACAGGATGACGGAAAAGATGGTGAAGAACAAGGTTTGGAAAGTCGAAATGAGGGtgatgacagaaaaaacaatgaagagTGTTCAGCTGCTGAAGAAGTACTATGTGATAATAGTGAAAGTGACCACTGTAATGACTTGCCTGTTCGTGaactacagaaaaagagaaataaagaggaaaacaaacctaTACCAAAGCCACGGGTGcacaaaacaagaaatgcttcagcATCAg aTCAAGATCAGAAGAAGATCAGCACCAGTGACTTGCAACTGGAAGACAATAGTAGAAAATCCCTTTCTGTGACTGAAGTAATGATGATCACAGTAtatgagaaaacaaagaaattagaGAAGTCAACAGATGACAATTCAGATGAAATGGTGAAAACAGTGGAAGGGCAAATAGTAACTGATACAATACAGGAAGTATCAGGGAACGATCAGTCTGGGCATGGGGACGCAAAGAATGCTTCAAAGGACTCTGTCAAG AAACTAagtgaaagaaaggagagagttCTACAAAACCAGAAGGCTTCTTTATCTGAGAAAAGAAG GTCTCTGTCTTCTGtgcacttaaagaaaaatgcaaaagctcttCCATCAGCTACACCTGTTTCATCTCAATATCTGGGAACATTAAAGGTGTTGGAGGATAAATGCGTGCAGAAGAACAGTACAGAATTTGACAAAGCAGATAGTTTACGAGCAGCTGTTTTCCAG GAttggttggaaaagaaaagggtCTTTCAACGGGAATTAAAGAGaattgaaaaaatgaaagctgaaaatctAAAGAATGATACTGAAAAG AAAGAAGCCATTAAAAGAGAGGAAGCAATTGCATCTTTtgaagcctggaaaaaaaagaagggaagagaagcaaagaagttaagtgaaaaaaaaaagcttgaggcacttaagaaaaataaagcagaagaacGGAAcgaggagaaaacagaagcagcacagaag GCATTcgaaaaatggaaagaaagaaaagtggaaTATTTaagagagcaaagcagaaaggaaaaacagtctgaaacaatcaggaagaagaaagaagaggaactggttgcagagaagaagagagacagCATGTCAGCAGTTCAAAAATG gaatgaaaaaaaggaagaatatataaaacagaagaaagtagaaaaaatccaagagagaagaaagcaagaaatacaacaggcaaagaaggaagaaaaaaataaaaaggctatGGAGGAATATGAAAGATGGctg GAGCAACCATTTCTGAAGGGCCAACTCACCACAGCACGAAACCTGCAAAGCCAAGCAGCATGACTAGCTGCAACA